The Ovis aries strain OAR_USU_Benz2616 breed Rambouillet chromosome 11, ARS-UI_Ramb_v3.0, whole genome shotgun sequence genome window below encodes:
- the LOC101104164 gene encoding protein CD300H isoform X2 encodes MQLLVVLLLLCIPGSLSLSGPSTVTGAVGESLSVECRYEEEYRAFHKYWCRQPCFPLWQRTVQTSGPEVEVKSGRVSITDHPEDLAFTVTLENLTADDAGKYRCGVATILKEEGLLSFLPDPFFQVQVIVSPASSSNSSAWTSGWPSQQQGPLLGSTHFLLLVFLKVPLLLGMLGAVLWVNRPQRAVCGETEPV; translated from the exons ATGCAGCTGCTGGTGGTTCTGCTGCTTCTCTGCATCCCAG GCTCTTTGTCCCTGAGTGGCCCCAGCACCGTGACGGGCGCTGTGGGGGAATCCCTGAGTGTGGAGTGTCGCTACGAAGAGGAATACAGGGCATTTCACAAATACTGGTGCAGACAGCCGTGCTTCCCGCTTTGGCAGCGGACTGTGCAGACCAGCGGGCCCGAGGTGGAGGTGAAGAGCGGCCGGGTGTCCATCACAGACCATCCGGAGGATCTCGCCTTCACAGTGACCTTGGAAAACCTCACTGCAGACGATGCAGGGAAATACAGGTGTGGGGTTGCAACGATTCTAAAGGAAGAAGGACTCCTCAGCTTCCTGCCTGATCCTTTTTTCCAGGTTCAAGTGATTGTCTCCCCAG CCTCCAGTAGCAACAGCTCTGCGTGGACCTCCGGATGGCCCAGCCAGCAGCAGGG GCCCCTGCTGGGCAGCACCCACTTCCTGCTCCTGGTCTTCCTGAAGGTGCCTCTGCTCCTGGGCATGCTCGGTGCTGTCCTCTGGGTCAACAGGCCTCAGCGGGCAGTTTGTGGGGAGACAGAACCAGTCTGA
- the LOC101104164 gene encoding protein CD300H isoform X1 has translation MQLLVVLLLLCIPGSLSLSGPSTVTGAVGESLSVECRYEEEYRAFHKYWCRQPCFPLWQRTVQTSGPEVEVKSGRVSITDHPEDLAFTVTLENLTADDAGKYRCGVATILKEEGLLSFLPDPFFQVQVIVSPGDRQLAGKSHGQDTVLHPPQFFTLASIAASSSNSSAWTSGWPSQQQGPLLGSTHFLLLVFLKVPLLLGMLGAVLWVNRPQRAVCGETEPV, from the exons ATGCAGCTGCTGGTGGTTCTGCTGCTTCTCTGCATCCCAG GCTCTTTGTCCCTGAGTGGCCCCAGCACCGTGACGGGCGCTGTGGGGGAATCCCTGAGTGTGGAGTGTCGCTACGAAGAGGAATACAGGGCATTTCACAAATACTGGTGCAGACAGCCGTGCTTCCCGCTTTGGCAGCGGACTGTGCAGACCAGCGGGCCCGAGGTGGAGGTGAAGAGCGGCCGGGTGTCCATCACAGACCATCCGGAGGATCTCGCCTTCACAGTGACCTTGGAAAACCTCACTGCAGACGATGCAGGGAAATACAGGTGTGGGGTTGCAACGATTCTAAAGGAAGAAGGACTCCTCAGCTTCCTGCCTGATCCTTTTTTCCAGGTTCAAGTGATTGTCTCCCCAG GGGACAGGCAACTGGCTGGGAAGAGTCATGGGCAGGACACAGTTCTTCACCCGCCACAGTTCTTCACTCTAGCCTCCATCGCAGCCTCCAGTAGCAACAGCTCTGCGTGGACCTCCGGATGGCCCAGCCAGCAGCAGGG GCCCCTGCTGGGCAGCACCCACTTCCTGCTCCTGGTCTTCCTGAAGGTGCCTCTGCTCCTGGGCATGCTCGGTGCTGTCCTCTGGGTCAACAGGCCTCAGCGGGCAGTTTGTGGGGAGACAGAACCAGTCTGA